The following nucleotide sequence is from Anguilla rostrata isolate EN2019 chromosome 3, ASM1855537v3, whole genome shotgun sequence.
ACAATGTCCATCTGCAGTACGACTGGGTGATGGCTCTAGCAAAGCACCCCAAGGTCCTAGAGCCAGTCAGCACAATCCTCGGGCCAGATGTCATCTTGCTTGACTCCCGCTTCATCTGCAAATATCCTGTCGGCGCCACTTCCAATGGACAGGtgggaaatgacatcacaacttCTGCCAAGCAGAACAGTGCACTCGACAATGAGGAGGGGAATTATGGGAAAGCTCATGTTGGACAGCAGGAAAAACCAGGGTTGCCTTTTGTTGCCTGGCACCAGGACATGAGGTGAGTATAAAAGAGTATGCAGATTGTGATTCACACCAGTGGAACAATTATTCATAAGCAAAGTGTATATCAGTGGCGATCAGGCATATTATTGTTTATAGGTACTGGGGTTTGGCTGGGGGGCCAGTGCTCTCAGTATGGCTGGCTCTTGATGACTCTTTGGAGGAAAATGGAGCCCTGCAGGTCATTCCAGGTATTGCCATTTCTCAACAATCAATATAATCCTCTGCCTTCCTTTTCTTGCTTAGAAATTGGGCTACATATTTATCAGATCTgggatttttaatgaaatatcagAACCTAGTTTGAGACCCTATATTGTGCTTTAGCAATGCTTAAAGATATATATGTTAACTCCAGACTTTGTCTCTCCTCTACAGGCAGTCACTGCTCTGGAATCCTCCCCCACCAGCCCTCACCCCACTCAGGAAACATGCTGTCTGTCAATCAAGAGATCCCAGAGGAGTTGGTGAAAATTGATGAAGCTGTACTTTGCCCACTGCTGGCAGGGCAGATGTCTGTAAGTGTGACCTGTATTTCTGTACCCCTTGGCTACCTTTTCTTTAGGATAGGATGTTAAACTGAGGCCCTGACTTGTGGTCATTACAGATCCTGTGGCACTTCTAATTAAAGGGTACGGGTCCCCTAGTGTTCTGGCCATGATTCCCAATCCAGGTCTCTCAACCCAGTCACATAATTAACCCCCAgtttaaatacttttaataaTCTCTGCTCCTAACCTCAGCTTAAGTGAGGCGAACTATTGCTAAAAGTAGCTGCTGTGCATCACGTGGGTGTTACACATTTTTGCTGGTTGAGGCGAGCTTCCCCTTTACTGTAAAACACAGCGATTGTGAAAGGCTGTTAAGAAACACCGTCCACAAAAACATTGTGCAGTAGCTATTTGTGGGTGTGATTATCGACATCCTGCCTCAGACAGTATGGTTTCAGCAGTCCATAACAGTATATCACTCAAGTGGAACACTTAAACCTGCTATGAACAGGGGCACCAGCTTATATGACCAACAGGGACATAAAGTTATGAAAGGCACAGTCAAGTGATTCATTATTCAATCGAGTGGCTAAATGTGATGTTTAAAACATTAGTTGACCTATCACAgggagtgaaaaaaaagaatgaacacgGATGGAATATgaaatgcacacactgcagaaaaacaTGTTTGAGTGGACAGCAACAGTATCTGCCCCCTTCACTGAACACAGACCACTGCATTGCCAAATATACAAATTCAAGAACTGATCAAAACAGCAGCATATCTGTGGTTACAGACAAATCAACAGGTGACACAGATCATTACATTTGAcatgtttcttttcaaataaaattgttgcCACTGTCAAGAAGGTTTTAAAACCTAGTCCAAGCTGGGAAATGCTCTACTACATGGAGCATATTATGAGCATTGTAACAAGGTagaattcatttttatcaacaACAAATAAACCTCCCCTGGGCCCAGTATATAAAGGTGGGGCAATTGGTATTCTGCTGTAGTGTACACCTGTTTTTATATCAGATATGAGGAGTTGGAGATAGATATCACACTTAGCACCATTGTGCTGGCAGAGCTCTTTGATGAGTGATAAGGGTTTGGGCACACTGCTGTAGTTAAATGGTGAAAATGACAAGAGTCTGATTGACATAGTGTGGCAGTTTGAAAGCTGTGATGTCAGAACACCAAATTGAACAGcttacaaatgaaaatagtgCACTGTCTCAGTGGATGCAAAATGAAGTTGCATAGAAACTCACAGTGCATTACAACCCCGAGCCACTAAAAATATGGTACATTTCTGTCAATCATTATGCCTAGATAATCAGATTGAATTTCACACACTTGTAAAAATTGCCTTCATTCACTGTCTCTGCTTCATCACTGATAATTGCTTGATCAATATAGATGATTGTGGTAGTTCAAAAGGGATAACTGTTTGACATGTGGTTTGACACAAGGAATAACAATCTCTTGTTGGTGGAGGGCTGAAGGACATGTGAGAGAGCAAGTGTAGACAAAATGGTGGCACTAGTTATGACCTCTGAACCTTGACTTGAGCTGCTTGTGCTAGGTGCATGATGGACTGCTGATCCATGGCAGTGACCCCAACACGTCAGGAAGAAGGCGTTGTGGGTTTGTCATACGTTTTGTCCCCACCTGTGCCTATCCCATTCAGGTAAGTGCATCTATCCCCAGCCAGGAGAACACTatcacattaaatacattttcttctttttttggtacaCTATGATATAGTACCTCTACTCCAAGaacgtgtttgtttgtttatgtactATCTGAAGCACTTCCATGCTTTTCTATGCACTTCTTATGCAGTATAAGACCTTAAGTTGTCCTCCTCTTACTGGCCTGCATGTCATAGACAGAATGTGATGAAAGAACAAAGTAAGCATTGATAtgaacttatttttttgttttgtgtctctTTGATAGGACCCGGATCGTCCTCGCAGTTTCAATGCCACAGTGCTGGTTTGTGGCACTGACAAGTTCAGGAATTTTCCCAACAATACCCAAGAACTGTAGAAGGCTGTGTGCACCACTATTCAGTGCCTGATCCTTCCTTGAAGATGGCTCTTCATATCACTCTGCTGATGTAATTATTGTTTCAGCGAGCCTATATGCCATAGGCTGtttgacattcattttgttGGCGTTGTCTATTATACCAAGCTTTGTTTTCCGCATGTGACTTTATGTGGCAGAGATGCACACTCTTCAATAACtcaggattctttttttttaatctgtggcATGG
It contains:
- the LOC135252059 gene encoding probable alpha-ketoglutarate-dependent hypophosphite dioxygenase — encoded protein: MGQKRGTRMKVQDRDPAGYQEQETNAQTGGSRASDISASYAQQGFLSGLPVLDALELQAAREAFGKLEREFGKEYTQYSLHNVHLQYDWVMALAKHPKVLEPVSTILGPDVILLDSRFICKYPVGATSNGQVGNDITTSAKQNSALDNEEGNYGKAHVGQQEKPGLPFVAWHQDMRYWGLAGGPVLSVWLALDDSLEENGALQVIPGSHCSGILPHQPSPHSGNMLSVNQEIPEELVKIDEAVLCPLLAGQMSVHDGLLIHGSDPNTSGRRRCGFVIRFVPTCAYPIQDPDRPRSFNATVLVCGTDKFRNFPNNTQEL